Proteins from a single region of Desulfolutivibrio sulfoxidireducens:
- a CDS encoding outer membrane beta-barrel protein has translation MTGSIRKLSFVAIALALCLFLAQRPASAADVAAQGTFHLTPEAGIYGAGQKSVNTIFTVGASVGYFVIDGLSLGAEFLYYNINQSDLYDDVVSYYGGSRKFHSTVNGFGTNFLVRYYVVHQDNFALFLGSGIGGLFTDHRAPAWENDKQGNYSNWTVPVDLGVAINLSDTVSLDLTGRYQRIGFTKAGIDAFGGHAGIRISF, from the coding sequence ATGACCGGATCGATTCGCAAGTTGTCCTTCGTGGCCATCGCGTTGGCACTGTGCCTGTTTCTGGCCCAGCGTCCCGCGTCGGCCGCGGATGTGGCCGCACAGGGCACCTTCCATCTGACCCCGGAGGCTGGTATCTACGGAGCCGGGCAAAAGAGTGTGAACACCATCTTCACCGTCGGCGCCAGCGTCGGCTACTTCGTCATCGATGGCCTGTCCCTGGGTGCTGAATTTCTGTACTACAACATCAACCAGAGCGACCTGTATGACGACGTCGTGAGCTACTACGGCGGCAGCCGCAAGTTCCACAGCACCGTCAACGGGTTCGGCACCAACTTCCTGGTCCGGTACTATGTGGTCCACCAGGACAATTTCGCCCTGTTCCTGGGTTCCGGTATCGGCGGTCTGTTTACCGATCATCGCGCCCCGGCCTGGGAGAACGACAAGCAGGGCAATTACAGCAACTGGACCGTGCCTGTTGACCTGGGCGTGGCCATCAATCTGTCCGACACCGTCAGCCTGGATCTTACCGGTCGCTATCAGCGCATCGGCTTCACCAAGGCCGGCATCGACGCCTTCGGCGGTCACGCCGGCATCCGGATCAGCTTCTAG